GAGTTTGGATATGTCTTTTACATTTTAGGGACTATTGGGATTCCTATGTTATTCCTGCTGCTGGGATTTGAGCTTTTGGGGCAGGATTACAGCAGTTGGGATAAGGTAAGGGATTATTACCTGAAGACTTTTTTGCCAAAGCTTGTTCTGTGGGAAGTCTGGGTAGCGGTTTATCAGGTGTTTCTGTATGTGTGGGAAGGAAGGCCAATTACAGCCGGTGTATGGATCAGGGAGGCGCTTCTTATTAAATACATTGATATGGGGAATCTGTGGACGGCCAGGTTCTTTATCTTATTGATGATCCTAGCACCGTTTATTGGAGGGACACTGCAGATGTTCAGCGCAAGGGCGCTCAGGATGATGCTGATAATCCTGTGGGTATTCATGTTCATGTTCCCTGGATTTGATATGTATGGCGTTGCCAACGGCGGAGAGGGGAGTTTTCCTTTTTATTCAGGGACGGTGTGTTATGTCTTTTACTTCTGCGCAGGGAATATGATATCGAGATATAGTCAGAGGATGCTGAAGGGCAGCAAGGAGCTGATGCTGCTGGTTATAGGCTTTGTGCTGACTATTGGTTCGCAGATCTTCCTGGAATCAAGGGGCGTAGAGTTTGAGCTTAAGCCAACTTATTACGGTATATCAATCATGGCAATCATGGGATTTGACCTTCTTGTGAGGGTCAAGATGAATGAGATGTACCCAAGGATTGCCGGGCTGTTTGGAACTGCCTATGCCGGGATTGTTGGAGTGTACTTTATGTTCAGGCCTCTTCAGATGCTGCTTGAGAGGTATGTTATCTGGGGCAGGATCATAACCGGTGAACCTGCAGTGTGGCTGAGGCTTGCGAGCATGGTTATGGTGTGGGTAATTGCGGGAGTTGCGGCGCACTGCGTCATGTGGGGATGGATGAAGATAAAAAAGAAAACGGCCTGCAAAAAACAGGCCGCATAGAGTAGTATTATATAATTGATTTTTGATTATTCTTTTTCCATTCCTCGTACTCAGTAAAGAGCTGCGAGAGATAATTAGAATTATCTACAGCCAGTAGCACATCAGCTTCTCGGCCATTTGATTTAAGCCAAGAAAAAAGGTCAGTAGTGTTTTTTATACCATTTTTCTCGCCATTCTTTTCACCGCTGTTGTAGCCGCTGTTGTAGCCGTTGTTATAGCCATTATCATAGCTCTCATCTTTAATGACTTGTATATGCTGTTCATAAGAATATTCGAGTACGCCCACTTCGATGATCTCCTTTCTGTATTCAGTGAAAAAGTCCTTAAGGATATTTTTCTGTATGCATTCATCAATTGCTTTTGCGATAGCTAATTTTATGAGTGATTTCATCACTTCAATTTTATCAACACGAAGGTTAAGTGGAGTTGTATGAGTGGAGTTATATTCATTCTCTACGTCATGCTTATATTTTCGCACTTTTGCAACGAAAATGGAATAACCTTTTAAGGTCTTGCAAGCTTCTAATAGCTCTTTGTTATGGCCATCATTAATGTTGAGAGCTGTTACAGTTAGTTCAACTGAAGGAAGTGTATCTTTCTTGATAAACATATCAGTCAGGCGGTAGGTCACCTTGTCTTCCATGGCGGTTGTCCCATTATAGAACATTAGAAATTTAGGGCAAGGAATATGAATTGTAGTTGATCCATACAATTTCTCGGTTGGAAATTGCTCTTTTAGTGTAGCTGCCAGATAGTATAAATCCCTCAGGGGAATGTTTGGACAGGGAGTTGATTGATGCTCATAGATGCTCAGATCATCATTGATGATAAATGACAGATCATTCTTCATCTTGAGAAATGTCTCACCCTTTAGAGTAGTGATCGTGAGGTCATCAGGATTTGTGTAGTTTGTGCCATTTATGGCGTTGTACAGCTCAAGAAGATGAGCTTTGTTGTTGAACAACATCCTGAAGACGGTGTCCTTGTACTTTTGATTTTCAATTGTCATTTTTATATTATTTTCCCTTTCTATGTTGTTTCTTTCTACAATGCACATAATGCTGTAGGAAATACTGGCGAAGTGCCAGATAATTGAAGGTTCATGAAGAAAGAAATCTGCAGATATGTAGATGGAATAAATGAACCAATAGATATGCTAATACTAAATTCTTAAGATTTAGCATCGAAATTCTTTAAGATTTTCTTAAGATTATGAAATCATCTGGCGTTAGGAGTTTTCTTTTACTTCTGTTTGGAATTTCTGGTATCGAGATATATGCAGAGGATATTCAAGGGAAGCAAGGAAGTTGTGGTCAAGTCATGGATAGTGCAGTATAAGGTAAATGATGATAAGCGTAATAAAGTGGAGAAATATATGATAAAATATCAATCCATAGCCATTGTTATATTGGGGGTGAGAAATTGAAAAATCATAATTTGCCAACTAAAAAAGTATTAACATGGTGTGCTATATGTCTATTGTTTGCTGTCGCATATGTATTAGTTCTCTCAGCAAGCACTTCTCCCTTATATCCTTATTTTTCCATGGGGCATGATTCATTTCAGTTTTTAACTATGGGCAAAGCTTGGTTTCATGGGATTATTCCATATAAAGATATGTTTGATCATAAAGGTCCGTTTATTTTTTTTGTTGATATGATTGGTTATTTCCTTGGCAATAATACTCGTTATGGTGTAGTAATAATTCAAGTTTTTTTTATGATGATATCTTTAACAGGGGTTATATACTTGAGTGAATTTATTAGTGAGAAGAGCATTATAAGAAAACTGATATGTAATGACCTCCTGTCAAGCAAAAAATGACTGGAATCACCACAAACATATTTAATTGTTGCTGAAGGCACCTTGAAAGAGCCTCGGGGTATCAGTTCCCGGCATTGGCCACTCTGATATACGTGGATTGGTTACCGACAGGTCAATGGTCCGCCGTGAGCTCTACCGTCTAGTTGCGTGGATCACAAATTTCTCTGTGCCAACATAGTTTTATCGTAGATAGCTCTAACCTTGAAATGGCCGAAGCCCTTTCAAGATGTCTTCAGTTGGTACTTGTTGGTGGCCAGATGTAAATGGCGTAAGCCATCTTACATCTGCTTGATTACCCGCTATAACAGCGGGGTGAAGATGTCAAGGCTGCGAAGCACCGCCCACGGCGGCTTGGCCTTGATATCGGAGGCGCGATGTTATACCTGATCATGCTATATTATCGGTTATCATGCCCCACATGAAGCAGGCAAGTTCTCTTGCTATTGCAGTTTTAGCCACATTGTGTTTCTTGCTTTTACCAAGAACCATTTTGTAAAACTTGCGTCTTAGCCTTTCATTAGCTTTATCAGCATATGCAATGACTTGAGGTGAGTTGCCAATCTGACGGGATTTAAGTGCTTTTGATTTATGTCCGATTTGTCCTTTGCTGTATGACTGGGATGATTCTATAAGAAGCTGTCTAACATGACGATTTCCGGCTTTTGTGATTCCAAGCCTTGACTTTTCATCACCACTGGATTCTTCACCAGGCACAAGTCCAAGATATGCAGCAAACTGATTGGCTGATGCAAAACGTTTGAAATCACCTACTTCAACCAATACAGATAGTGCTGTGTGAGTTTGAACCCCGATGAAACAGCAGAGTTTTTTAACAGGCTCTCTGTATTCATCTTTTAAAGCAAGTTCTTCTATTCGCTTGTCTAAACGTTCAAGCTTATCTCTCAAGTTTATGTAGGTCAGCAGATATTCATCGAGTATTTCTTTATACAGTGCCTCAGGCTTTAATGATTTTAACCAGTTCACATGAGCTTCTGTCCAGTGACTTTTTCCTTCATAGCGATAGTCGTGGCGAAGACAAAACGAAAGTATTTGTTGCTTCACTTTCTTGAGTGCAAGCTTATGATCATCTCTCATACGGAGAAACTCTTTTGTTTCTTCATCTGTAGAAGTAGGAACATGAACAGGACTGTAATTGTGCTGAGCCAGACATTTGCCAATCAATTCAGCATCACGTTTATCAGTTTTAATTCTTTTGCCACTACGCGGTTCAAGCATAGTGGTTGGTGCAAGTATCACACAGTTAACGTTATGATTAGTTAACTGATGATATAAAGTATAGCCGAGACATCCGGCTTCATAACCGCATATAAAGTTTGTATCATTTCCGTAGATGGTTCTAAGGAATTCCAGATATTTTAGGACTTCCTTGTAATCAGCGTGGGTGCGCCTTGTATGAGACGCCTTCTCTGTTTCGATTAAATAATCGCAGAGAGTAAAACTTTCCTTATGTACATCCATTCCTACGTAAACTGTGATATTATTCATTTAGTGACCTCCCTTTGTATGCGGTAATCCCTGTTACCATTGACTCAACATCTTTAGTATACAGGTAAATCCACGTTGCTACATAGTGGAGGTCATTACATATTGTCTAGTATATGTTTCGGTTTTTTTGATAACTGTTAGCGTTAATTATATGAGTGGTAATCTTGTAGAGGAATATTGTCTGCCATTTGTTGTATGGTCAACAATCAGAATTTACAAGTTCATGGAAAACTATGATTTCACAGGAAATGCTTTACTTGAGCCCGAGGATACTGTACTTTATGGAATCACTTGTGGAATATGTTTATTGACAAGAGCAACTAATGCTATGCCTCTTGTGGGAGGGGCTATAGTAATAATTTTGGTGAGCATCCGTAGTAAAGCATTTACAAATTTGTTAAAAAATATAATGTTTTTTGTGATTGCAATGGGGATTGTAGTGGCACCATTTTGTATTTATTTCTTGATCAAAGGCAGCACTGCAGAAATGTTTTTTGCGATGATTACATATAATAAAGAGTATGCGGCTCTTCGAAGACCATGGATTATTGAATCAAATGCGAGAGATATCGTACGTTTTTTTCATTTGTATTTTTCAGTATTTTCTATTTTGCTTGTTGCAGTAGTCAACTGGTTTAACAGGCAATATGCAAAGTTTGCATTCTCATTTATCACGTTTGGAATAGAACTGTTTTTTTATATGTCAAATGACTTATTTGTCCAATACCCTATGGTATGTGCTACTCAGGTCATTTTATTATGCTATGAGATAGAAAAACTGTATCGGAATAAAATTCTGATAGGGGCTAAAATAAATGTTCCTATATTTATAGCGATATGTACGCTCTTGTTTTCTGTAGGTTCATTTTGCAAAACAGCTATTTTGGATGACTTTATTGCACATATATTTGTATATGGAAACTATTCCTACTATTGCACCGAACCTTGGGAAGAGCTTGTTGATATGATTCCTGATAAAAAAGAGCCTTTTGTTACTTATGGTAGTAACGATCTGAAACCGGTTTATGTATTAAAAGATATAGATCCATGCTATAAATATTTTTCTATACAGCCTTGGCACAGTATGTATGATGCCAGTATTGCTGAAGAAATAAGAGCGCAAATGTTATCTAATAAGGCTAAATGGATTTTGTGTGATGAGGTAGGTAGAGATACTATTCTTAGCTTGAATACAAATTATTATATTTATGCGGAAAATGGTGGCTTTTCCTTGCTTGAGTGTAAGTGATGCGGATTTCTTAGCTAAAGGAATTAGTCCTTGCTTTAATAATTCAACATCAGTATCTGTTACCGTGGATAGAATATTAGAGCATTATGGTTTAATGCCATTATCTTCAAGAAGTTTACGGAGACGAGCATTCTCATCTTCAAGGGTAGTATTCTTTGAGGTAAGAGAAGCATTCTCATCAGCAAGAGTAGATACTTCATCAGTAAGAGCTTTTATTGTTTCTTATCGTTTGGCCTGATAACGGAGAAAATCTTCACGATCTCTGGCAACTTTACGGATGTTCTCATCTGTGTGGTAAAGCAGAAATAGAAGCAGCTATTGAATACAAGAATTATAACTAAGCATTTGTCTACACATTGGTGCTTGCCACCGCACATTGTTGTTCAAAGAAACGGACACTGCCTGTCACCACGCACATTGATTGAAAAAAGCAGGCATGGAAGAACTGTTTGGTTTTCTTTTTGATAATGTGGACAAGATGATTGAAGCTAAAGAAGTAAAGATTCTCTTATAAAAAGTTCATATCTTTTAGAAGTGAACAACACCGTATTACTGGTAGCATATGGACGATATAATAATTATTGAATATAGAACAAGCGTTCTATATAATGTTCTCTGGGTGCTACCATTTTCGGTGGGCGGTTGGCTCTTTGCCAGATTTGATCTGAGGGCTCTCAGTAATTAGGAGGGATTGCTTATGAGAAGATTTTGGAAAGGGCAACATTGATGATAGAGACAGCGATAACACTTGTGAGCATTGTTGTTACAATTATAAGTACCATTGTAACAATCATCAGTATTTGCAAGGGTTCAGGAACTGATAACTAAGCATCAAAAAAGACCGCTGTCACTCTAGCAAAGTCGACGGTCTTCTTTGATCTGAAACTATAAACTAGAGCCAACCGTCTATCGGTGGCACCCTTTTATGCTTATATAATAGCACATTCTATTTCTGAATAAAACTGTATATTTGCGCTTCGTATTGAAATGTCTTACTGTGTTCACAGATAAGATTATTAGATATGAGGACGCAGAAAGAATTAAGGAGGCACTGATGATGACGAAAGTTGAACAGCTCTTCTACGAAGAAGCAGCAATAAAGATTGCGAAGAACTTATTGAGAAGTGGAATTGATGTAAATGTGATTGCGCATGATACAAATCTTCCATTGGACAAGGTTCTTGAGCTAAGAGATGATATAACTACTGAAAAAGAATGATAGATAATTAAATAATGAAATTAATGATCCCAGTGCAAAGCAT
The sequence above is a segment of the Butyrivibrio proteoclasticus B316 genome. Coding sequences within it:
- a CDS encoding IS110 family RNA-guided transposase, which produces MNNITVYVGMDVHKESFTLCDYLIETEKASHTRRTHADYKEVLKYLEFLRTIYGNDTNFICGYEAGCLGYTLYHQLTNHNVNCVILAPTTMLEPRSGKRIKTDKRDAELIGKCLAQHNYSPVHVPTSTDEETKEFLRMRDDHKLALKKVKQQILSFCLRHDYRYEGKSHWTEAHVNWLKSLKPEALYKEILDEYLLTYINLRDKLERLDKRIEELALKDEYREPVKKLCCFIGVQTHTALSVLVEVGDFKRFASANQFAAYLGLVPGEESSGDEKSRLGITKAGNRHVRQLLIESSQSYSKGQIGHKSKALKSRQIGNSPQVIAYADKANERLRRKFYKMVLGKSKKHNVAKTAIARELACFMWGMITDNIA